In Collimonas arenae, a single genomic region encodes these proteins:
- the pbpC gene encoding penicillin-binding protein 1C: MLLAFSTNQAHALQKFADVQQEFRSSEASLYDRKGQLLQEIRLNPHERRLSWVALEDVSPALRNALVASEDRRFYQHSGVDWNAVAAAAWGNLWNSRTRGASTITMQLAGLLDDDLRRRTSPRSFSQKLSQVMVAQLLERNWRKDQILEAYLNLVSFRGELVGIHALSRVLFGKHPSGLSQREAAIAVALIRGPNATPARVTERACRILQEQHASQECKDLESFALLALARTGSNSEVIVTTTAPQLAPHLARRLLRTPGQSLRSTLDAGVQRFATDALQRQLAALTDRNIQDGAIIAIDNASGDVLAWVGSSATFSRAADVDGVLALRQAGSTLKPFLYELAIEKRWMTAASLLNDAAINLPTASGLYIPQNYDKQFKGLVSVRTALGSSLNIPAVRTLVTVTPTAFFERLQQLGFQLRESGDYYGYSLALGSADISLLALTNAYRALANQGRYSGIRTALSDPPVKMSKAMDAGATFIIGNILSDRSARSRTFGLENALSTRVWTAVKTGTSKDMRDNWAVGYSDRYTVGVWVGNASGLPMWDVSGVTGAAPIWQEVMQYLHSRDQLRQHIPQKPDGVIEQAIRYEDKAEAPRQEYFLAGTEQAVIRTAKSDDIGIAIRYPTPGMLVALDPDIPPEHQRIRFEAGGISSGSWRLDGRLLKPVAQTKAGKKTSQPISAQNQQLALDWMPWPGRHVLELLDEKQTVLDQVRFEVRGAVEKEMPPKPDRRSRK; this comes from the coding sequence ATGCTGCTGGCCTTCAGCACCAATCAGGCGCATGCGCTGCAAAAATTCGCCGATGTGCAGCAAGAGTTCCGCTCTTCGGAAGCGAGCCTGTATGACCGCAAAGGCCAGCTTCTGCAGGAAATTCGCCTGAATCCGCACGAGCGCCGTTTATCGTGGGTGGCGCTGGAGGATGTTTCTCCGGCTTTGCGCAACGCTTTGGTGGCATCCGAAGACCGGCGCTTCTACCAGCATAGCGGCGTCGACTGGAACGCGGTGGCCGCTGCCGCATGGGGTAATTTGTGGAACAGCCGGACGCGCGGCGCTTCGACCATCACCATGCAACTCGCAGGTTTGCTGGATGACGATCTGCGACGCCGCACCTCGCCGCGTTCGTTCAGCCAGAAACTGTCGCAGGTGATGGTGGCGCAGCTGTTGGAGCGTAACTGGCGCAAGGATCAGATCCTTGAGGCCTATCTCAACCTGGTTAGTTTTCGCGGCGAGCTGGTGGGCATACATGCCTTGTCGCGGGTCTTGTTCGGCAAGCATCCAAGCGGTTTGAGCCAGCGCGAGGCGGCCATTGCCGTGGCGTTGATCCGCGGTCCGAATGCGACGCCGGCCCGGGTCACCGAGCGCGCCTGCCGCATCCTGCAAGAGCAGCATGCCAGCCAGGAGTGCAAGGACCTGGAAAGCTTTGCCTTGCTGGCCCTGGCGCGTACCGGATCGAATTCCGAAGTCATTGTCACCACCACTGCGCCACAGCTGGCGCCGCATCTGGCACGCAGGCTGCTGCGCACACCGGGGCAATCGCTGCGCTCGACGCTGGATGCCGGCGTGCAGCGCTTCGCCACCGATGCCTTGCAGCGGCAACTGGCGGCGCTGACCGATCGCAACATCCAGGATGGCGCCATCATCGCCATCGACAACGCTAGCGGCGACGTGCTGGCGTGGGTTGGTTCCAGCGCAACGTTTTCTCGCGCCGCCGATGTCGATGGCGTGCTGGCCCTGCGCCAAGCCGGGTCGACCTTGAAACCCTTCCTGTACGAACTTGCAATCGAAAAAAGATGGATGACGGCGGCGTCGCTGCTCAACGATGCGGCAATCAACCTGCCGACCGCCAGCGGCCTGTATATCCCGCAAAACTACGACAAACAGTTCAAAGGCTTGGTCAGCGTGCGCACGGCGCTGGGCTCATCGCTAAATATCCCAGCGGTGCGCACCCTGGTGACGGTAACGCCGACCGCTTTTTTCGAACGCCTGCAACAGCTCGGTTTCCAGCTACGCGAATCGGGCGATTATTACGGCTACAGCCTGGCATTGGGCAGCGCCGATATCAGCTTGCTGGCGCTGACCAATGCCTACCGCGCATTGGCCAATCAAGGACGCTACAGCGGTATACGGACTGCGCTTAGCGACCCGCCGGTAAAAATGAGCAAGGCGATGGACGCGGGCGCCACCTTCATCATCGGCAACATTCTCTCCGACCGCAGCGCCCGCAGCCGCACCTTCGGTCTTGAGAACGCACTCTCGACCAGGGTCTGGACCGCGGTCAAGACCGGCACCTCGAAAGACATGCGCGACAACTGGGCTGTCGGTTATTCGGACCGTTACACGGTCGGCGTCTGGGTCGGCAACGCCTCCGGCTTGCCGATGTGGGATGTCTCTGGCGTCACCGGCGCCGCGCCGATCTGGCAAGAGGTCATGCAATACCTGCACAGCCGCGACCAGCTGCGGCAACACATTCCGCAAAAGCCGGACGGCGTGATCGAACAGGCGATCCGCTACGAAGACAAGGCTGAAGCGCCGCGCCAGGAATATTTTTTAGCAGGAACGGAGCAGGCCGTTATCAGAACCGCGAAGTCCGACGATATCGGCATAGCGATACGCTACCCGACGCCAGGCATGCTGGTGGCGCTCGATCCGGATATCCCACCCGAGCACCAGCGCATACGTTTCGAAGCCGGTGGTATCTCCAGCGGCTCCTGGCGGCTTGATGGCAGGCTGCTGAAGCCGGTGGCGCAAACCAAAGCCGGCAAGAAAACGAGCCAGCCAATCTCGGCGCAAAACCAGCAGCTTGCCCTAGACTGGATGCCCTGGCCGGGCCGGCATGTGCTGGAGTTATTGGACGAAAAGCAAACAGTGCTTGATCAAGTCAGATTCGAGGTGCGGGGAGCGGTCGAAAAAGAAATGCCGCCGAAACCCGATCGCCGTAGCCGGAAATAA